The proteins below are encoded in one region of Dama dama isolate Ldn47 chromosome 21, ASM3311817v1, whole genome shotgun sequence:
- the MTERF3 gene encoding transcription termination factor 3, mitochondrial isoform X1 yields MALSAQQISRWLNSSKLSSFMAALQLRKRFQRPGTTLSCGVFAQPHGSSEGCFLQWGFRTYRTSSLWNSSQSADSSRQEINCAQSTLLPSVNEPSQRTPKIPGLDSELSLEGLDDVPPLSPLQPISHEEAVQIIAGPPLPPSSVTLRDYVDHSETLRKLVLLGVDLSKIEKHPDAANLLLRLDFERDIKQMLLFLKDLGIEDTQLGPLLTKNYAIFSEDLENLKTRVAYLQSKNFSKADIAQMVRNAPFLLSFSVERLDNRLGFFQKELELSVKKTRDLVVRLPRLLTGSLEPVKENMKVFRLELGFQQNEIQHMITKIPKMLTANKRKLTETFDYVHNVMCVPHHIIVRFPQVFNTRLFKVKERHLFLAYLGRAQYDPTKPNYISLDKLVSVPDGIFCEGMAKASLQDFEKFLKTL; encoded by the exons ATGGCCCTGTCAGCCCAACAGATATCCAGATGGCTCAACTCAAGTAAGTTGAGTAGCTTCATGGCTGCTCTGCAACTCAGAAAACGTTTTCAGAGACCGGGAACAACATTGTCGTGTGGCGTTTTTGCTCAGCCCCATGGGTCCTCTGAGGGTTGTTTTCTCCAGTGGGGTTTTAGGACTTACAGGACTTCCTCCCTGTGGAATAGTTCCCAGTCTGCCGACTCAAGTAGGCAAGAGATTAACTGTGCCCAAAGCACTTTGCTTCCTTCCGTGAATGAGCCGTCACAGAGGACACCAAAGATACCCGGCCTTGATTCTGAGCTGTCTCTAGAAG GACTGGACGATGTGCCTCCGTTGTCCCCACTGCAGCCAATTTCTCACGAGGAGGCTGTTCAGATTATCGCAGGCCCTCCATTGCCCCCATCTTCAGTCACGCTTCGAGACTATGTGGATCATTCCGAGACTCTGAGGAAGTTAGTGCTTCTAG GAGTGGATTTATCCAAGATAGAAAAACATCCCGATGCAGCCAACCTCCTCCTGCGACTGGATTTTGAAAGAGACATTAAGCAAATGCTCCTGTTTCTTAAAGATTTGGGCATAGAGGATACCCAACTGGGACCACTCCTGACCAAAAACTATGCTATTTTTTCTGAAGACCTTGAAAATCTGAAGACCAG GGTGGCTTATCTACAGTCCAAAAATTTCAGTAAGGCAGATATTGCACAGATGGTCAGAAATGCACCATTTCTTCTGAGTTTTTCAGTGGAGAGATTGGATAACAGACTGGGATTTTTTCAGAAAGAACTTGAACTTAGTGTGAAGAAG ACTCGAGATCTGGTAGTTCGTCTCCCAAGGCTACTAACTGGAAGTCTGGAGCCTGTGAAGGAAAATATGAAG GTTTTTCGGCTCGAACTAGGTTTTCAGCAGAATGAAATTCAACACATGATCACCAAAATCCCAAAGATGCTGACTGCAAACAAAAGGAAACTCACCGAGACTTTCGACTACGTGCACAACGTGATGTGCGTGCCCCACCACATCATCGTCAGGTTCCCGCAG gtaTTTAATACAAGGTTGtttaaagtcaaagaaagacatCTGTTTCTTGCCTATTTAGGAAGAGCACAGTATGACCCAACAAAACCTAACTACATCTCTTTAGACAAATTGGTATCTGTGCCTGATGGAATATTTTGTGAAGGGATGGCCAAGGCATCACTACAGGACTtcgaaaaattcttaaaaactcTTTAG
- the MTERF3 gene encoding transcription termination factor 3, mitochondrial isoform X2, giving the protein MAQLNSQSADSSRQEINCAQSTLLPSVNEPSQRTPKIPGLDSELSLEGLDDVPPLSPLQPISHEEAVQIIAGPPLPPSSVTLRDYVDHSETLRKLVLLGVDLSKIEKHPDAANLLLRLDFERDIKQMLLFLKDLGIEDTQLGPLLTKNYAIFSEDLENLKTRVAYLQSKNFSKADIAQMVRNAPFLLSFSVERLDNRLGFFQKELELSVKKTRDLVVRLPRLLTGSLEPVKENMKVFRLELGFQQNEIQHMITKIPKMLTANKRKLTETFDYVHNVMCVPHHIIVRFPQVFNTRLFKVKERHLFLAYLGRAQYDPTKPNYISLDKLVSVPDGIFCEGMAKASLQDFEKFLKTL; this is encoded by the exons ATGGCTCAACTCAA TTCCCAGTCTGCCGACTCAAGTAGGCAAGAGATTAACTGTGCCCAAAGCACTTTGCTTCCTTCCGTGAATGAGCCGTCACAGAGGACACCAAAGATACCCGGCCTTGATTCTGAGCTGTCTCTAGAAG GACTGGACGATGTGCCTCCGTTGTCCCCACTGCAGCCAATTTCTCACGAGGAGGCTGTTCAGATTATCGCAGGCCCTCCATTGCCCCCATCTTCAGTCACGCTTCGAGACTATGTGGATCATTCCGAGACTCTGAGGAAGTTAGTGCTTCTAG GAGTGGATTTATCCAAGATAGAAAAACATCCCGATGCAGCCAACCTCCTCCTGCGACTGGATTTTGAAAGAGACATTAAGCAAATGCTCCTGTTTCTTAAAGATTTGGGCATAGAGGATACCCAACTGGGACCACTCCTGACCAAAAACTATGCTATTTTTTCTGAAGACCTTGAAAATCTGAAGACCAG GGTGGCTTATCTACAGTCCAAAAATTTCAGTAAGGCAGATATTGCACAGATGGTCAGAAATGCACCATTTCTTCTGAGTTTTTCAGTGGAGAGATTGGATAACAGACTGGGATTTTTTCAGAAAGAACTTGAACTTAGTGTGAAGAAG ACTCGAGATCTGGTAGTTCGTCTCCCAAGGCTACTAACTGGAAGTCTGGAGCCTGTGAAGGAAAATATGAAG GTTTTTCGGCTCGAACTAGGTTTTCAGCAGAATGAAATTCAACACATGATCACCAAAATCCCAAAGATGCTGACTGCAAACAAAAGGAAACTCACCGAGACTTTCGACTACGTGCACAACGTGATGTGCGTGCCCCACCACATCATCGTCAGGTTCCCGCAG gtaTTTAATACAAGGTTGtttaaagtcaaagaaagacatCTGTTTCTTGCCTATTTAGGAAGAGCACAGTATGACCCAACAAAACCTAACTACATCTCTTTAGACAAATTGGTATCTGTGCCTGATGGAATATTTTGTGAAGGGATGGCCAAGGCATCACTACAGGACTtcgaaaaattcttaaaaactcTTTAG